Part of the Halobacteriovoraceae bacterium genome is shown below.
CAATTATTTTAAAATCATATCGATCATATATGCTTTGAGCTTTCATTTCTTCAACGTTTTGAGGAGAAGTGGTATCGAGCCGTAAATAACTTTTTCCTCTTTTTTTTGATTCTTCAATCGCTTTTTCTAGTAATTTTTTTCCAGCACCTCTACCAGTATAACTTGGATCTACAAAATACCATCCGATCCAATCTGCTTCAGTTTGATCGGTCACAATTTCATAAAGACCAATTGCTCCTCTTGGCGTTTCTTCTCCAATTTCAAATATTGCCCAAAATTCAAAACTATCATTGACGTAGACTTGTCCTGTAGGAGGATAATAAAAATGGTGACCAGGTGAACTCAAGGATGTATTTAAATGATCTTCTATGTGCGATAAGTCTTTTGGAAATACTGATTTTGCAAGTTCCATTAATTGAGGAATATCTTTTAATTGCACTTTCCTTATTACTTGTCCTTTTCTATTAAAATTTTTATAAGCATTTTTACTCAAAAGATTTTGGCAATCTTCAGCATATGAATTTATTAAAACAGAAATGAGCAAAAATATTGATAAAATAATTTTTTTTAAGGCCATTAAGGTTACTCTGTGAATAAATAGTATATATTTATATCTTAAGCTAAACTTCAATGACTACAGGAATAATTTGGCCCATTTTGGAGGTAAGAAAATATAAGATTTAAGGTTTTATTTTCAGATGCGTCAATTTTAAAAAATATCTTCTGGTTGATCCTCATCTACCTCCCATTTACATAACGAGTAAAAGGTTTGGCCATTGACCGTAATAAACTTTTTCTCGTTTAAAAGTTCGCATTCTAAATAAATAAGAACACCTCTACCCTCACCATGCTCTATTCGTGAGCGTTTAACTCCACTCCAAATATCATATTCCTTTCCATCAACTATAACTATTATCATCTGACCGACAGCAAATTCATGTGGAAGAATATGAAGAAGACTTCTTCTAAAAGAAGAAGGAAATTCAAAATATCCATTTTCATCAGTGGTCGTTTCATCAACGAATTTGTCAGCTTCATTGATCGTCCTAATAACTTTAGCATTTTTAATAATCTTGCCATCTGGCCTAATAATTCCAGAGGAACTAGAAAATAAACATGCAACTGCTTTTTTTTGTTGTAAAAAAATAAACCCCAAGTGGAAAGAAAATAACAACAATTACAATTAGTATTAACTTGATCATGATTTTATTATATATTGAGGAGAATTAAAGACAAGATACTAGGCCTGCTCAGTTCAGAATTCATCTAAATTCAAATCTCTTCTGAATATACCTCTGTTCGAATTTTTAGATATTTTTATCTACACATAAATTTAAAGTGTTAAAATACTATAGTATTTATATATGCTTAGTATTAAAAAGAGTTTTTTCAAAATATTGACTCGTGATCTAAAAATAATATAACCTAGTTCTAAATTATTATATGAAACTAGTTTTAGTGAAGTTTCAAAAATAATTTATAAAAAAATTCATCTTATGATGAATATATTGAGGTGGATTATTAAAGCATCATCTTATCTATCGTTAAGTTTTCCTCAATTGAGTCTTAAAATTGATTATGATCTTTCTTTTAATCATGTCTATGAAATACCTACATTTGTGGTTGTACTATTTTTCAGTGAACTTATGAGTAAGCTCCATGGCCAAAATAATTTTAGAGTAACAAAACAGTGGCCCATAAAAATTCATTAACAATTATCAAAAAGACAAAATATGTATAACATTTCTTCCATTTTCCAGATAATAATCAAACTTAATTTTAGCTTTGTTTTCATACTACTTTCTACTAAATCCATTCATGCATCAGTTGAAGAATTATTTCTTCAGTCCCTTAAAGAATCAAAGCAAGTTGCAATTATTAACCTAAATGAACAAAAATCCCTATTACTGTTAAAAAATAGAATTACTTCAATCTACCCTGAGATAAGTCTAAAAAACACTAATTCATATACTGATCAAAGCGATACTACAAATAGTTTAAATTCCAAAATCGCTTTATCTTTAGAGCAGAAACTTTTTCAAGGAGGTGCTGAATTTGCACTACTTGATTTAAAAGGAATTATACCTCGGCAAAGTGACGCACAAAAAAAGCTCGAATTTTCAACATACTTTGCGCAATTTAGTAATTATTATTTCCAACTTTCTTCAGCTTTAAAAGAAAGAGATACTGTAAGAGATCTACTTAAAAACCTTGAACAAAGAGTAAAGCTTGTTAGCAAAAGAGTGACAATTGGTAGAGATCGTGGAGCTGATTTGCTAGCATTGGAATCACAACTTGCAAGATTAAAATCAGACCTTATCTCTACTGAAATTCAAATTGAACATGCAAGAACTAACTTTACTAATTTTTCAAATTTAAAAAATATTGAGATCACTCAAGACAATATTGACCCTCTAAAACTAGTATTGGAAGGAGATGCAAATCTTAATGAAAGACCTGAATTAAAAAACTTAAAATTAGAACTTGAAGTCTCTCAAGCAGAAGTAAAAATTCAAAAATCAAGTTATTATCCCCAGGTAAGTCTTGGATCTAATTACTATGTCTATCATTCTTCTAGTAATAATACAAATTGGGATATAAGTCTAAACGTGACAATGCCATTACTTGATTTTGGTGAGAGGTCATCTGCTGTGATGGTACAAAAAATACAGACTAAAATCAATCAAGCAAAACTTGATCTCAGTGTGAATAATTCTGATAAAATTTGGAGTAACTATATTAAAGCTTTTGGTCTTAAGAAATTAGAATTTCTCAAACTTAAAGAATCCTTGGAAAAAAGTAAGGATGCATACAAAGAACAATTGAAAGACGTTGAAAAAGGACTAATTACACAAATAGATGTTATAAGAAGTCTTGATGATGTTATTAATCTTGAAAAACTTGTCATCAGGTCTGCTCTTGATTTGAAATTACAATACTATCAGGCCAAGGCCTATCTAGGGGATTATCCAAAGAGTGAGTAAAATTTATGAGTTTATCTTCGATTTCTATAAGGAACCCTGTTTTTGCTTGGATGATTATGGTCTCTCTCATTCTATTTGGAATTCTAGGGTTTCGTGAATTAGGTATTAATGAAAATCCAGATGTTGATTATCCCTCAATTTCTATTTCATACACCTATGATGGAGCAACTCCTGAAGTTGTTGAAAAAGACATTTTAGAACCAGTTGAGTCTGTTCTTGTTTCAATGCAAGGTATAAAAGATATGACCTCAACTGCTGGACGTGGACAAGGGAGTATTGAACTTGAATTTACCTTAGAAAAAAATATTGATTTTGCTCTTCAAGAAGTCCAAACATTGTTAGGTAGAGCACAAAGACAGTTGCCTGATACTATAGAAACACCCACTGTTACAAAGTCAAATGCTGCAGATGACCCAATTCTTTATCTTGCTATTACATCAAAAACTTTAAATGAGCGCGAACTAAATATCTTATTTAAGGATGGAATTGTCGATCAATTGACAACTGTTGAAGGAGTTTCAGAAATAAGAGCATTTGGTTCACAAGACCCGATGATGAGAATTGATGTTGATGCAAAAAAACTTCGCTCTTATCAGTTAACTCTTACAGACATCACTGAAACGTTGAAAAGAGAGCATGTTGAACTACCTGCTGGGAAATTTGAAAATGTTGAAATGGAAAAAAGTTTAAGAATACTAGGAGAAGGTAAAACTGTTAACGATTTTAGAAATATGATCATTGGCCGTAGAGGTGGTAGGGCCAACTATATTCCGATTAAACTCTCTGATGTTGCAAATATTTATCAAGGAGTTGCAAATCGAACAAGAGTTTCCAGAGTGAATGGAATACCTTCGTTGTCGATGCCGATTTATAAACAAAGAGGAGCAAATGCAGTAGAGGTTGCAGATAGAGTTAAAGAAAGAGTTCAAGAAATATCTAGCTCATTACCCCAAGGGACAAATCTTTCGGTCAATTTTGATAGGACTACATTTGTCAGAATTTCAATTAATGAACTATTACAAAACTTAGTTATTTCTGCGCTTTTAACCTCTCTTGTTTGTTGGTTGTTTTTAAATTCAGTCTCGGCGACAGTGAATATTTTGCTCGCGATTCCAACTGCCATTATTGGAACTTTTGCTTTTATGCATTTACTAGGATTTACACTCAATACTTTCTCCTTTTTGGGACTCACTTTGGCCATTGGGATTGTTGTTGATGACGCCATAGTCATGCTAGAAAATATAGTCCGATATGCAAATGAAGGATATGATAAGGTTCAGGCCTCATTCAAAGGAAGTCGAGAAATCACTTTTGCAGTCATAGCTACTACTGCTGTTTTAATCGCAATTTTTTCTCCAATCACACTTATGCCTGGGATTGAAGGACGATTTTTCAATGAATTTGCACTTACACTTTGTATAGCAGTAAGTTTGTCATCTGTAGAAGCATTAACTCTGGCCCCAATGCGCTGTTCTCAGTTTTTAGATGTTAGCTCTAAAGGTTTATTTATTCACCGAATTGTTGATCGGGCCGTGGAGTGGGGAAAGAACTTTTACATTAAGTGTTTAACATATTCCTTAAAACATAAAACAATTATTCTCGCATCGGCATTAATATTTTTTGCGGCCTCTCTTTTATCACTCAAGTATATTGATAAAGAATTCTCTCCAGAGTCTGATAGAGGTTTTATGTTTGTCATCTTTATTGCTCCAGATGGAAAAAGTATAGATTACACAAATTCAAGAGTAAAAGAATTTGAAAAAATTGTAATGGCCCATCAAAGTGTTAGAAAAGTTATTGTTGCGGTTGGTGGTGGGCGTGGAGCAACCTCTGGTAATCGAGGATTTGGAGTTATCATCTTAAAAGACCTTGAAAAAAGAAGTAAATCCCAATTTGAAGTTGCTGATGAATTACGAAAACAGTTTAAAGAAATCAAAGGAATTCACATTATCGTTAGGGATAGAATGGGTTCTGTTATAGGAGGACGAAGAGGTAGTCCAATTGAATTTACGATTACAGGGCCTAGTTTAGAAAAACAAAAAGAACTTTATAAATTGATAAGCAAAGAGATGGCCGATTCTCAATTAATGGTCGGTATTCGTTCAGATGATGTTGGAGAGTTACCAGAAATTCATGTCGTTCCTGATCGTAAGAAGGCACAGGATCATGGTGTTGAAATAAATACGATTGCTTCAACGTTAAACATTGGGATTGGAGGAATCAGCGCTGGAAAATACACTGAAAATGGCAGACGTTATGATCTTTTTGTACAATTAGCAGAAAATGATCGTGAAGAGGACAAGCTTTCATCTTTATTGCTTCAAAATAATAGAGGTGAATTTATTTCATTAAGTGATGTAGTTTCCGTTGAGCCGGCATTTGGTCCTCAAAATATTTACAGAGAAAATCGTCTTCGTGGTGTTCGAGTTGATGCGAACTTGGCAAGTGGAGTGAATCAAAGTAAAGCGATGGAGTTTGTGCAAAAAAAGGCAAAAGAGATTTTCCCTGAAAAATATTATTTGAAGTTTTCAAAAAATCTTAACGAGTCGCTCATCAATATTGTTTTAATTATGCTTTTAGGATTAGTTATTGCTTACATGTTGCTTGCGAGTCAGTTTAATTCATTTGTAGATCCATTGACTGTTTTTCTAGCGATTCCATTTGGACTCACAGGAGCTTTTTTTGCACTTTGGATGACAGGTGAAACGTTAAATATTTATTCAATGATTGGGATATTACTAACAATGGGAATTGTTAAAAAGACTTCTATTTTAATTGTAGAGTTTTCAAATCACTTGCGTGATCAAGGCATGGATTTATATGATGCTATAATCTCGGCCTGTTCGACTCGTTTCCGTCCTATCATTATGACGACTTTTACAACTTTGGCCTCGGCCCTACCAGCGGCCTTTATAGCTGGTGCAGGAATTGAAACGAGAAGGCCTATGGCACTTGTTATATTAGGGGGAGTATTCCTTTCTACAGTATTTACTTTAATTGTCATTCCCTGCTTTTATGTAAGTATTGCTAGACCAAGGCGTGAAATTTTAGTTGAAATAGATTAGTTTATCGTTTTATAAAGCTACTCAAATGTACATCTTGAAAATTCTATATATAATCCTCAGTGCAGCAATAAAAAGAGCAGATTTATATATAATTGTAAATACTCTTTCGTTTATTTTCCCTAGTATACTAACTCCTATTTTTGTACCAATAATAGTCCCTACAGACATGAACACGATGAGTGGTAAGTACGAAAAATAATCAAATTGAAGATATAAAAATGCAGGAATTTTAAAAAGATGTCCTATAAACTGTGAAGATGCTTTCGTGGCCACAATGTTCTCTTTACTAAAATCATCTCTTAAAAAAAACACTGCTTGCATTGGGCCAGTAGCTCCAATCAATGGGCCAAGTAAACCGGTAAAAAATCCAACAAACGCATATCCCCAAAAAGGGATTTGTAAATGAGGCATTTTTTTTGGTTTAAATAAAACATAAAAAATTAACAGTACAATTAATCCCAAAAAATATTCTGTTTGATCAATTTGTTTTATCAAATATACAGCAACAACAGTTCCCAA
Proteins encoded:
- a CDS encoding sulfite exporter TauE/SafE family protein, whose translation is MEFTQIGILTFLSGLTATISATIGMAGGIVLLSLMTFFFSYQNLVPVHGIVQLVSNSTRSFILREHIILPIFYWTLLGLPLGTVVAVYLIKQIDQTEYFLGLIVLLIFYVLFKPKKMPHLQIPFWGYAFVGFFTGLLGPLIGATGPMQAVFFLRDDFSKENIVATKASSQFIGHLFKIPAFLYLQFDYFSYLPLIVFMSVGTIIGTKIGVSILGKINERVFTIIYKSALFIAALRIIYRIFKMYI
- a CDS encoding carboxypeptidase regulatory-like domain-containing protein, which encodes MGFIFLQQKKAVACLFSSSSGIIRPDGKIIKNAKVIRTINEADKFVDETTTDENGYFEFPSSFRRSLLHILPHEFAVGQMIIVIVDGKEYDIWSGVKRSRIEHGEGRGVLIYLECELLNEKKFITVNGQTFYSLCKWEVDEDQPEDIF
- a CDS encoding GNAT family N-acetyltransferase — protein: MALKKIILSIFLLISVLINSYAEDCQNLLSKNAYKNFNRKGQVIRKVQLKDIPQLMELAKSVFPKDLSHIEDHLNTSLSSPGHHFYYPPTGQVYVNDSFEFWAIFEIGEETPRGAIGLYEIVTDQTEADWIGWYFVDPSYTGRGAGKKLLEKAIEESKKRGKSYLRLDTTSPQNVEEMKAQSIYDRYDFKIIDKFISLDVNDPYEIWYREKKINVLPET
- a CDS encoding TolC family protein, with translation MYNISSIFQIIIKLNFSFVFILLSTKSIHASVEELFLQSLKESKQVAIINLNEQKSLLLLKNRITSIYPEISLKNTNSYTDQSDTTNSLNSKIALSLEQKLFQGGAEFALLDLKGIIPRQSDAQKKLEFSTYFAQFSNYYFQLSSALKERDTVRDLLKNLEQRVKLVSKRVTIGRDRGADLLALESQLARLKSDLISTEIQIEHARTNFTNFSNLKNIEITQDNIDPLKLVLEGDANLNERPELKNLKLELEVSQAEVKIQKSSYYPQVSLGSNYYVYHSSSNNTNWDISLNVTMPLLDFGERSSAVMVQKIQTKINQAKLDLSVNNSDKIWSNYIKAFGLKKLEFLKLKESLEKSKDAYKEQLKDVEKGLITQIDVIRSLDDVINLEKLVIRSALDLKLQYYQAKAYLGDYPKSE
- a CDS encoding efflux RND transporter permease subunit, with product MSLSSISIRNPVFAWMIMVSLILFGILGFRELGINENPDVDYPSISISYTYDGATPEVVEKDILEPVESVLVSMQGIKDMTSTAGRGQGSIELEFTLEKNIDFALQEVQTLLGRAQRQLPDTIETPTVTKSNAADDPILYLAITSKTLNERELNILFKDGIVDQLTTVEGVSEIRAFGSQDPMMRIDVDAKKLRSYQLTLTDITETLKREHVELPAGKFENVEMEKSLRILGEGKTVNDFRNMIIGRRGGRANYIPIKLSDVANIYQGVANRTRVSRVNGIPSLSMPIYKQRGANAVEVADRVKERVQEISSSLPQGTNLSVNFDRTTFVRISINELLQNLVISALLTSLVCWLFLNSVSATVNILLAIPTAIIGTFAFMHLLGFTLNTFSFLGLTLAIGIVVDDAIVMLENIVRYANEGYDKVQASFKGSREITFAVIATTAVLIAIFSPITLMPGIEGRFFNEFALTLCIAVSLSSVEALTLAPMRCSQFLDVSSKGLFIHRIVDRAVEWGKNFYIKCLTYSLKHKTIILASALIFFAASLLSLKYIDKEFSPESDRGFMFVIFIAPDGKSIDYTNSRVKEFEKIVMAHQSVRKVIVAVGGGRGATSGNRGFGVIILKDLEKRSKSQFEVADELRKQFKEIKGIHIIVRDRMGSVIGGRRGSPIEFTITGPSLEKQKELYKLISKEMADSQLMVGIRSDDVGELPEIHVVPDRKKAQDHGVEINTIASTLNIGIGGISAGKYTENGRRYDLFVQLAENDREEDKLSSLLLQNNRGEFISLSDVVSVEPAFGPQNIYRENRLRGVRVDANLASGVNQSKAMEFVQKKAKEIFPEKYYLKFSKNLNESLINIVLIMLLGLVIAYMLLASQFNSFVDPLTVFLAIPFGLTGAFFALWMTGETLNIYSMIGILLTMGIVKKTSILIVEFSNHLRDQGMDLYDAIISACSTRFRPIIMTTFTTLASALPAAFIAGAGIETRRPMALVILGGVFLSTVFTLIVIPCFYVSIARPRREILVEID